A part of Macaca mulatta isolate MMU2019108-1 chromosome 12, T2T-MMU8v2.0, whole genome shotgun sequence genomic DNA contains:
- the ZFAND2B gene encoding AN1-type zinc finger protein 2B isoform X3 — translation MMKLTCERCSRNFCIKHRHPLDHDCSGEGHPTSRAGLAAISRAQNVASTSTVPSPSRTIPSCPSPSRATTQSPSWTAPPVIALQNGLSEDEALQRALEMSLAETKPQVPSCQEEEDLALAQALSASEAEYQQQQGTQGEAARSSLEGRDKRE, via the exons ATGATGAAACTGACCTGTGAACGGTGTAGCCGAAACTTCTGCATCAAGCACCGGCACCCACTGGACCATGATTGCTCTGGGGAGGGGCACCCAACCAGCCGGGCAGG ACTTGCTGCCATCTCCAGAGCACAAAATGTGGCTTCTACAAGCACTGTCCCCAGCCCAAGTCGAACCATTCCTTCCTGTCCCTCTCCCAGCAG AGCCACAACCCAGTCTCCATCCTGGACAGCCCCTCCAGTGATTGCTTTGCAGAATGGCCTG AGTGAGGATGAAGCTCTGCAGCGGGCCCTGGAAATGTCCCTGGCAGAGACCAAACCCCAGGTTCCAAG TTGTCAGGAGGAAGAAGACCTAGCTTTAGCACAAGCACTGTCAGCCAGTGAGGCAGAATACCAGCAGCAGCAG GGTACACAGGGAGAGGCGGCCCGGAGTAGCCTGGAGGGCAGAGACAAGCGAGAGTGA
- the ZFAND2B gene encoding AN1-type zinc finger protein 2B isoform X1: MEFPDLGAHCSEPSCQRLDFLPLKCDACLGIFCADHVAYAQHHCGSAYQKDIQVPVCPLCNVPVPVARGEPPDRAVGEHIDRDCRSDPAQQKRKIFTNKCERTGCRQREMMKLTCERCSRNFCIKHRHPLDHDCSGEGHPTSRAGLAAISRAQNVASTSTVPSPSRTIPSCPSPSRATTQSPSWTAPPVIALQNGLSEDEALQRALEMSLAETKPQVPSCQEEEDLALAQALSASEAEYQQQQGTQGEAARSSLEGRDKRE; encoded by the exons ATGGAGTTTCCGGACCTCGGGGCTCACTGTTCGGAGCCGAGCTGTCAGCGCTTGG ATTTTCTGCCGCTTAAGTGTGATGCCTGCTTAGGCATCTTCTGCGCAGACCATGTGGCCTACGCCCAGCATCACTGTGGATCTGCTTACCAAAAG GATATCCAGGTACCTGTGTGCCCTCTCTGTaatgtgcctgtgcctgtggccAGAGGGGAGCCCCCTGACCGTGCTGTGGGAGAGCACATTGACAGAGACTGTCGCTCTGATCCAGCACAGCAAAAACGTAAG ATCTTTACCAATAAGTGTGAACGCACTGGCTGCCGGCAGCGAGAAATGATGAAACTGACCTGTGAACGGTGTAGCCGAAACTTCTGCATCAAGCACCGGCACCCACTGGACCATGATTGCTCTGGGGAGGGGCACCCAACCAGCCGGGCAGG ACTTGCTGCCATCTCCAGAGCACAAAATGTGGCTTCTACAAGCACTGTCCCCAGCCCAAGTCGAACCATTCCTTCCTGTCCCTCTCCCAGCAG AGCCACAACCCAGTCTCCATCCTGGACAGCCCCTCCAGTGATTGCTTTGCAGAATGGCCTG AGTGAGGATGAAGCTCTGCAGCGGGCCCTGGAAATGTCCCTGGCAGAGACCAAACCCCAGGTTCCAAG TTGTCAGGAGGAAGAAGACCTAGCTTTAGCACAAGCACTGTCAGCCAGTGAGGCAGAATACCAGCAGCAGCAG GGTACACAGGGAGAGGCGGCCCGGAGTAGCCTGGAGGGCAGAGACAAGCGAGAGTGA
- the ZFAND2B gene encoding AN1-type zinc finger protein 2B isoform X2 → MEFPDLGAHCSEPSCQRLDFLPLKCDACLGIFCADHVAYAQHHCGSAYQKDIQVPVCPLCNVPVPVARGEPPDRAVGEHIDRDCRSDPAQQKRKIFTNKCERTGCRQREMMKLTCERCSRNFCIKHRHPLDHDCSGEGHPTSRAGLAAISRAQNVASTSTVPSPSRTIPSCPSPSRATTQSPSWTAPPVIALQNGLSEDEALQRALEMSLAETKPQVPSCQEEEDLALAQALSASEAEYQQQQAQSRSSKPSNCSLC, encoded by the exons ATGGAGTTTCCGGACCTCGGGGCTCACTGTTCGGAGCCGAGCTGTCAGCGCTTGG ATTTTCTGCCGCTTAAGTGTGATGCCTGCTTAGGCATCTTCTGCGCAGACCATGTGGCCTACGCCCAGCATCACTGTGGATCTGCTTACCAAAAG GATATCCAGGTACCTGTGTGCCCTCTCTGTaatgtgcctgtgcctgtggccAGAGGGGAGCCCCCTGACCGTGCTGTGGGAGAGCACATTGACAGAGACTGTCGCTCTGATCCAGCACAGCAAAAACGTAAG ATCTTTACCAATAAGTGTGAACGCACTGGCTGCCGGCAGCGAGAAATGATGAAACTGACCTGTGAACGGTGTAGCCGAAACTTCTGCATCAAGCACCGGCACCCACTGGACCATGATTGCTCTGGGGAGGGGCACCCAACCAGCCGGGCAGG ACTTGCTGCCATCTCCAGAGCACAAAATGTGGCTTCTACAAGCACTGTCCCCAGCCCAAGTCGAACCATTCCTTCCTGTCCCTCTCCCAGCAG AGCCACAACCCAGTCTCCATCCTGGACAGCCCCTCCAGTGATTGCTTTGCAGAATGGCCTG AGTGAGGATGAAGCTCTGCAGCGGGCCCTGGAAATGTCCCTGGCAGAGACCAAACCCCAGGTTCCAAG TTGTCAGGAGGAAGAAGACCTAGCTTTAGCACAAGCACTGTCAGCCAGTGAGGCAGAATACCAGCAGCAGCAG GCCCAGAGCCGCAGCTCGAAGCCATCCAACTGCAGCCTGTGCTAG